Proteins from one Monodelphis domestica isolate mMonDom1 chromosome 6, mMonDom1.pri, whole genome shotgun sequence genomic window:
- the LOC100027189 gene encoding lysosomal membrane ascorbate-dependent ferrireductase CYB561A3 isoform X3, whose product MALGRFYLFSLVLGTLGSLCVLFTIYWAQHWRGGFRWDGSSRMFNWHPVLMVAGMVVLYGAASLVYRLPQAWLGPKLPWKLLHAALHLAAFVLAVLGLVAVFDFHRHNHIAHLYSLHSWLGIAAVALFACQWFLGFAIFLLPWASLWLRSVLKPLHVFLGATILSLSTASVISGINEKLFFSLKNATAPYSSLPPEARFANSTGMLVVIFGVLVLYVLLASSWKRPEPGLLSDRQPLLQEGE is encoded by the exons ATGGCCCTGGGGCGCTTCTATCTCTTCTCCCTGGTCCTGGGCACGCTGGGCTCCCTCTGCGTGCTCTTCACCATCTACTGGGCCCAGCACTGGCGCGGAGGCTTCCGCTGGGACGGCAGCAGCCGCATGTTCAACTGGCACCCCGTCCTGATGGTGGCCGGGATGGTGGTGCTGTACGGCGCCG CCTCCTTGGTGTACCGCCTGCCCCAGGCCTGGCTCGGGCCCAAACTGCCGTGGAAGCTGCTCCACGCGGCGCTGCACCTGGCGGCCTTCGTCCTGGCGGTGCTGGGGCTCGTGGCCGTCTTCGACTTCCACCGCCACAACCACATCGCCCATCTCTACTCCTTGCACAGCTGGCTGGGGATCGCCGCCGTGGCCCTTTTTGCCTGCCAG TGGTTCCTGGGCTTTGCCATCTTCCTGCTGCCCTGGGCATCCCTGTGGCTTCGCAGTGTCCTCAAGCCCCTCCATGTCTTTTTGGGGGCCACCATCCTGTCCCTGTCCACGGCCTCCGTCATCTCTGGAATCAACGAGAAGCTCTTCTTCAGTCT GAAAAACGCGACCGCCCCCTACTCGAGCCTCCCCCCGGAGGCCCGCTTTGCCAACAGCACTGGGATGCTGGTGGTCATCTTTGGGGTCCTCGTGCTCTACGTCCTCCTGGCTTCCTCGTGGAAACGGCCTGAACCGGGGCTCCTGAGCGACAGACAG CCCCTGCTGCAGGAAGGGGAGTGA
- the TMEM138 gene encoding transmembrane protein 138 isoform X1 — translation MLQTSNYSLVLSLQLVLLLYDLLVNAFSELLRSAPVVQLVLFIIQDIAILFNVIIIFLMFFNTFVFQAGLINLLFRKFKGTIILTAFYLSLSIPLHVWVLLPCSIATSTRGQPSAWAILDSTRTLCGCAKNSPKSEADLSWQTSWIPQLPRPVRPQRPQPWLRALPVKPLGGPQVESDSPLHSSAAH, via the exons ATGCTGCAGACTAGCAACTACAGCCTGGTGCTGTCCCTGCAACTGGTGCTGCTCCTGTATGACCTCTTGGTGAATGCCTTCTCCGAGCTGCTCCGGTCTGCGCCTGTGGTCCAGCTGGTGCTCTTCAT CATCCAAGACATTGCCATCCTCTTCAATGTGATCATCATTTTCCTCATGTTCTTCAACACCTTCGTGTTCCAGGCTGGGCTGATTAACCTCCTCTTCCGGAAGTTCAAAGGGACCATCATCCTGACGGCCTTCTACCTGTCTCTCAGCATACCCCTCCACGTCTGGGTCCTG CTGCCGTGCTCTATTGCTACTTCTACAAGAGGACAGCCATCCGCCTGGGCGATCCTCGATTCTACCAGGACTCTCTGTGGCTGCGCAAAGAATTCACCCAAGTCCGAAGCTGATCTCTCCTGGCAGACAAGCTGGATCCCACAGCTGCCTCGCCCCGTGCGGCCACAGCGGCCGCAGCCCTGGCTCAGGGCCCTGCCTGTCAAACCCCTCGGGGGCCCTCAGGTGGAATCAGACTCACCCCTCCATTCCTCAGCTGCTCACTAA
- the TKFC gene encoding triokinase/FMN cyclase codes for MASKKLVNSVTGCADEALAGLVACNPDLQMLQGHRVALRSDLESLRGRVALLSGGGSGHEPAHAGFIGKGMLTGVIAGAVFTSPAVGSILAAIRAVAQAGTAGTLLIVKNYTGDRLNFGLAREQARAEGIPVEMVVVGDDSAFTSLKKAGRRGLCGTVLIHKVAGALAEAGVGLEEIVRRVSAAAAAMGTLGASLSSCSVPGSKPTFQLPDDEMELGLGIHGEAGVRRMKMATADELVKAMIDHMTDPSNESHVPVRAGSAVVLVVNNLGGLSFLELGIVADAAVRCLEARGVKIARALVGTFMSALEMAGVSLTLLLAEDALLQLIDAETTASAWPRVARVPVTGRPRSRAAPAEEPEGPEPAAAEGAASRRAALVLQRVCATLLGLEEHLNALDRAAGDGDCGTTHSRAAKAIQQWLEERPPPSRPDHLLSALARLLLEKMGGSSGALYGLFLTAAAQPLKTTAGLPAWTAAMDAGLEAMQRYGKAAPGDRTMLDSLWAAGQELRALQSPGANLLQVLSRAVQSAEAAAEATKTMEAGAGRASYISSARLEQPDPGAVAAAAVLRAILEALQSQAA; via the exons ATG GCCTCCAAGAAGCTGGTGAACTCGGTGACAGGCTGTGCGGACGAGGCCCTGGCCGGGCTGGTGGCCTGCAACCCTGACCTCCAGATGCTGCAGGGACACCGAGTGGCCCTGCGCTCGGACCTGGAGAGCCTGAGGGGCCGGGTGGCCCTGCTCTCCGGGGGGGGCTCCGGCCACGAGCCTGCCCACGCAG GCTTCATAGGCAAAGGCATGCTGACTGGGGTCATTGCTGGCGCGGTGTTCACGTCCCCGGCGGTGGGCAGCATCCTGGCAGCGATACGGGCAGTGGCCCAGGCTGGCACAG CCGGAACTCTGCTCATCGTGAAGAATTACACCGGGGACCGCCTCAACTTCGGGCTGGCCCGGGAGCAGGCCCGGGCGGAGGGCATCCCGGTGGAGATGGTCGTCGTCGGCGACGACAGCGCCTTTACCAGCCTCAAGAAGGCGGGCCGGCGGGGCCTCTGTGGCACCGTGCTCATCCACAAG GTGGCCGGGGCTCTGGCCGAGGCTGGTGTGGGGCTTGAGGAGATCGTCCGGAGAGTGAGTGCAGCCGCTGCCGCCATGG GCACCCTGGGGGCCAGCTTGTCCTCCTGCAGCGTCCCAGGCTCCAAACCGACCTTCCAGCTTCCTGACGATGAAATGGAGCTGGGCTTGG GGATCCACGGCGAGGCTGGTGTACGGCGAATGAAG ATGGCCACCGCCGATGAGCTAGTGAAGGCCATGATTGACCACATGACTGACCCGTCCAATGAGTCCCACGTGCCCGTCCGGGCTG GCTCTGCGGTGGTCCTGGTCGTCAATAACCTGGGTGGCCTGTCCTTCTTGGAGCTGGGCATCGTGGCCGACGCGGCAGTCCGCTGCCTGG AGGCCCGTGGGGTGAAGATTGCCCGTGCCCTGGTGGGCACCTTCATGTCGGCCTTGGAGATGGCCGGCGTCTCCCTGACCCTCCTGCTGGCAGAGGACGCCCTCCTTCAGCTGATAG ATGCCGAGACCACAGCTTCTGCCTGGCCCCGCGTGGCCAGAGTGCCCGTGACGGGGCGCCCCCGGAGCAGGGCGGCTCCCGCAGAGGAGCCGGAGGGCCCAGAGCCGGCCGCCGCGGAAG GGGCGGCCTCCCGGCGGGCAGCTCTCGTCCTGCAGCGCGTGTGCGCCACCCTCCTCGGCCTGGAGGAGCACCTGAACGCTTTGGACCGGGCTGCTGGGGACGGCGACTGCGGCACCACCCACAGCAGAGCTGCCAAAG CCATCCAGCAGTGGCTGGAGGAGCGCCCGCCCCCCAGCCGCCCCGACCACTTACTCTCGGCCTTGGCTCGGCTCCTGCTGGAGAAGATGGGGGGCTCCTCGGGGGCA CTTTATGGCTTGTTCCTGACCGCGGCTGCCCAGCCCCTCAAGACCACAGCTGGCCTGCCCGCCTGGACTGCTGCCATGGACGCCGGCCTGGAGGCCATGCAGCG CTACGGAAAGGCGGCTCCCGGGGACAGGACCATG CTGGACTCGCTGTGGGCCGCCGGCCAGGAGCTGCGGGCCCTGCAGAGCCCGGGGGCCAACCTGCTGCAGGTGCTGAGCCGAGCCGTCCAG AGCGCCGAGGCTGCGGCGGAAGCCACCAAGACCATGGAAGCCGGAGCCGGGAGAGCCAGTTACATCAGCTCGGCCAGACTGGAGCAGCCGGACCCAGGGGCTGTGGCCGCCGCCGCCGTGCTCCGGGCCATCCTGGAGGCCTTGCAGAGCCAGGCCGCGTGA
- the TMEM216 gene encoding transmembrane protein 216 isoform X7, whose protein sequence is MALRGRRLSSVSLEILFFLNGWYSATYFLLELFTFLYKANLILDLVMLFLYLGIEITRIFFGTKGNLCQRMMPLGISLALTFPSAMMASYYLLLQTYVLRLEAVMGTILLLFCALEVILEVLTLSTFSSMDSF, encoded by the exons ATGGCGCTGCGAG GCCGCCGGCTGTCGTCCGTCTCCCTGGAGATCCTGTTCTTTCTCAATGGCTGGTACAGCGCCACCTACTTCCTGCTCGAGCTTTTCACGTTCTTGTACAAAG CCAACCTCATTCTTGACCTGGTGATGCTGTTCCTGTACCTCGGAATCGAAATCACCCGCATTTTCTTTG GTACAAAAGGAAACCTCTGTCAAAGGATGATGCCTCTTGGGATCAGCTTGGCCTTGACCTTCCCATCAGCCATGatggcttcctattacctcctGCTGCAGACTTATGTGCTTCGCCTTGAAGCCGTGATGGGCACCATCCTGCTCCTTTTCTGTGCTTTAGAGGTGATCCTTGAAGTGCTTACACTCAGCACCTTCTCCAG CATGGATTCTTTTTGA
- the LOC100027189 gene encoding lysosomal membrane ascorbate-dependent ferrireductase CYB561A3 isoform X2 has product MKSLPWSGMALGRFYLFSLVLGTLGSLCVLFTIYWAQHWRGGFRWDGSSRMFNWHPVLMVAGMVVLYGAASLVYRLPQAWLGPKLPWKLLHAALHLAAFVLAVLGLVAVFDFHRHNHIAHLYSLHSWLGIAAVALFACQWFLGFAIFLLPWASLWLRSVLKPLHVFLGATILSLSTASVISGINEKLFFSLKNATAPYSSLPPEARFANSTGMLVVIFGVLVLYVLLASSWKRPEPGLLSDRQPLLQEGE; this is encoded by the exons ATGAAGTCGCTTCCGTG GAGCGGCATGGCCCTGGGGCGCTTCTATCTCTTCTCCCTGGTCCTGGGCACGCTGGGCTCCCTCTGCGTGCTCTTCACCATCTACTGGGCCCAGCACTGGCGCGGAGGCTTCCGCTGGGACGGCAGCAGCCGCATGTTCAACTGGCACCCCGTCCTGATGGTGGCCGGGATGGTGGTGCTGTACGGCGCCG CCTCCTTGGTGTACCGCCTGCCCCAGGCCTGGCTCGGGCCCAAACTGCCGTGGAAGCTGCTCCACGCGGCGCTGCACCTGGCGGCCTTCGTCCTGGCGGTGCTGGGGCTCGTGGCCGTCTTCGACTTCCACCGCCACAACCACATCGCCCATCTCTACTCCTTGCACAGCTGGCTGGGGATCGCCGCCGTGGCCCTTTTTGCCTGCCAG TGGTTCCTGGGCTTTGCCATCTTCCTGCTGCCCTGGGCATCCCTGTGGCTTCGCAGTGTCCTCAAGCCCCTCCATGTCTTTTTGGGGGCCACCATCCTGTCCCTGTCCACGGCCTCCGTCATCTCTGGAATCAACGAGAAGCTCTTCTTCAGTCT GAAAAACGCGACCGCCCCCTACTCGAGCCTCCCCCCGGAGGCCCGCTTTGCCAACAGCACTGGGATGCTGGTGGTCATCTTTGGGGTCCTCGTGCTCTACGTCCTCCTGGCTTCCTCGTGGAAACGGCCTGAACCGGGGCTCCTGAGCGACAGACAG CCCCTGCTGCAGGAAGGGGAGTGA
- the TMEM216 gene encoding transmembrane protein 216 isoform X3, with translation MALRGRRLSSVSLEILFFLNGWYSATYFLLELFTFLYKGLLLPYPTANLILDLVMLFLYLGIEITRIFFGTKGNLCQRMMPLGISLALTFPSAMMASYYLLLQTYVLRLEAVMGTILLLFCALEVILEVLTLSTFSSLFLLALFPAQSPKATLGECFTQKRDLTGHLQEAYNSSRRCQQEDRLPPHRAGA, from the exons ATGGCGCTGCGAG GCCGCCGGCTGTCGTCCGTCTCCCTGGAGATCCTGTTCTTTCTCAATGGCTGGTACAGCGCCACCTACTTCCTGCTCGAGCTTTTCACGTTCTTGTACAAAG GGCTCCTGTTACCCTACCCAACAGCCAACCTCATTCTTGACCTGGTGATGCTGTTCCTGTACCTCGGAATCGAAATCACCCGCATTTTCTTTG GTACAAAAGGAAACCTCTGTCAAAGGATGATGCCTCTTGGGATCAGCTTGGCCTTGACCTTCCCATCAGCCATGatggcttcctattacctcctGCTGCAGACTTATGTGCTTCGCCTTGAAGCCGTGATGGGCACCATCCTGCTCCTTTTCTGTGCTTTAGAGGTGATCCTTGAAGTGCTTACACTCAGCACCTTCTCCAG CCTTTTCCTTCTGGCACTGTTCCCTGCCCAAAGTCCAAAGGCAACCCTGGGTGAGTGCTTCACACAGAAGAGGGATTTAACAGGCCACCTCCAGGAAGCCTACAACAGCAGCAGGAGGTGTCAGCAAGAGGACCGATTGCCCCCTCACAGGGCTGGGGCCTGA
- the LOC100027189 gene encoding lysosomal membrane ascorbate-dependent ferrireductase CYB561A3 isoform X1 has translation MNEWRPLEQAGAGHAVPFRPRRRAEFAAGRASRSPGGGGPGPRRPRSGMALGRFYLFSLVLGTLGSLCVLFTIYWAQHWRGGFRWDGSSRMFNWHPVLMVAGMVVLYGAASLVYRLPQAWLGPKLPWKLLHAALHLAAFVLAVLGLVAVFDFHRHNHIAHLYSLHSWLGIAAVALFACQWFLGFAIFLLPWASLWLRSVLKPLHVFLGATILSLSTASVISGINEKLFFSLKNATAPYSSLPPEARFANSTGMLVVIFGVLVLYVLLASSWKRPEPGLLSDRQPLLQEGE, from the exons ATGAACGAATGGCGGCCGCTGGAGCAGGCTGGGGCTGGGCACGCTGTGCCCTTCCGTCCTCGGCGTCGGGCAGAATTCGCCGCAGGGAGAGCCTCTCGGAGCCCCGGGGGAGGGGGGCCCGGCCCCCGCCGCCCCAG GAGCGGCATGGCCCTGGGGCGCTTCTATCTCTTCTCCCTGGTCCTGGGCACGCTGGGCTCCCTCTGCGTGCTCTTCACCATCTACTGGGCCCAGCACTGGCGCGGAGGCTTCCGCTGGGACGGCAGCAGCCGCATGTTCAACTGGCACCCCGTCCTGATGGTGGCCGGGATGGTGGTGCTGTACGGCGCCG CCTCCTTGGTGTACCGCCTGCCCCAGGCCTGGCTCGGGCCCAAACTGCCGTGGAAGCTGCTCCACGCGGCGCTGCACCTGGCGGCCTTCGTCCTGGCGGTGCTGGGGCTCGTGGCCGTCTTCGACTTCCACCGCCACAACCACATCGCCCATCTCTACTCCTTGCACAGCTGGCTGGGGATCGCCGCCGTGGCCCTTTTTGCCTGCCAG TGGTTCCTGGGCTTTGCCATCTTCCTGCTGCCCTGGGCATCCCTGTGGCTTCGCAGTGTCCTCAAGCCCCTCCATGTCTTTTTGGGGGCCACCATCCTGTCCCTGTCCACGGCCTCCGTCATCTCTGGAATCAACGAGAAGCTCTTCTTCAGTCT GAAAAACGCGACCGCCCCCTACTCGAGCCTCCCCCCGGAGGCCCGCTTTGCCAACAGCACTGGGATGCTGGTGGTCATCTTTGGGGTCCTCGTGCTCTACGTCCTCCTGGCTTCCTCGTGGAAACGGCCTGAACCGGGGCTCCTGAGCGACAGACAG CCCCTGCTGCAGGAAGGGGAGTGA
- the TMEM216 gene encoding transmembrane protein 216 isoform X4, whose translation MALRGRRLSSVSLEILFFLNGWYSATYFLLELFTFLYKGLLLPYPTANLILDLVMLFLYLGIEITRIFFGTKGNLCQRMMPLGISLALTFPSAMMASYYLLLQTYVLRLEAVMGTILLLFCALEVILEVLTLSTFSSMDSF comes from the exons ATGGCGCTGCGAG GCCGCCGGCTGTCGTCCGTCTCCCTGGAGATCCTGTTCTTTCTCAATGGCTGGTACAGCGCCACCTACTTCCTGCTCGAGCTTTTCACGTTCTTGTACAAAG GGCTCCTGTTACCCTACCCAACAGCCAACCTCATTCTTGACCTGGTGATGCTGTTCCTGTACCTCGGAATCGAAATCACCCGCATTTTCTTTG GTACAAAAGGAAACCTCTGTCAAAGGATGATGCCTCTTGGGATCAGCTTGGCCTTGACCTTCCCATCAGCCATGatggcttcctattacctcctGCTGCAGACTTATGTGCTTCGCCTTGAAGCCGTGATGGGCACCATCCTGCTCCTTTTCTGTGCTTTAGAGGTGATCCTTGAAGTGCTTACACTCAGCACCTTCTCCAG CATGGATTCTTTTTGA
- the TMEM138 gene encoding transmembrane protein 138 isoform X2 has translation MLQTSNYSLVLSLQLVLLLYDLLVNAFSELLRSAPVVQLVLFIIQDIAILFNVIIIFLMFFNTFVFQAGLINLLFRKFKGTIILTAFYLSLSIPLHVWVLNLRWTDSKHYVWTDGLQTLFVFQRLAAVLYCYFYKRTAIRLGDPRFYQDSLWLRKEFTQVRS, from the exons ATGCTGCAGACTAGCAACTACAGCCTGGTGCTGTCCCTGCAACTGGTGCTGCTCCTGTATGACCTCTTGGTGAATGCCTTCTCCGAGCTGCTCCGGTCTGCGCCTGTGGTCCAGCTGGTGCTCTTCAT CATCCAAGACATTGCCATCCTCTTCAATGTGATCATCATTTTCCTCATGTTCTTCAACACCTTCGTGTTCCAGGCTGGGCTGATTAACCTCCTCTTCCGGAAGTTCAAAGGGACCATCATCCTGACGGCCTTCTACCTGTCTCTCAGCATACCCCTCCACGTCTGGGTCCTG AACCTGCGCTGGACAGACTCCAAGCATTATGTGTGGACAGACGGCCTCCAAACCCTGTTTGTGTTTCAGAGACTGG CTGCCGTGCTCTATTGCTACTTCTACAAGAGGACAGCCATCCGCCTGGGCGATCCTCGATTCTACCAGGACTCTCTGTGGCTGCGCAAAGAATTCACCCAAGTCCGAAGCTGA
- the TMEM216 gene encoding transmembrane protein 216 isoform X6, which translates to MALRGRRLSSVSLEILFFLNGWYSATYFLLELFTFLYKANLILDLVMLFLYLGIEITRIFFGTKGNLCQRMMPLGISLALTFPSAMMASYYLLLQTYVLRLEAVMGTILLLFCALEVILEVLTLSTFSRGLLC; encoded by the exons ATGGCGCTGCGAG GCCGCCGGCTGTCGTCCGTCTCCCTGGAGATCCTGTTCTTTCTCAATGGCTGGTACAGCGCCACCTACTTCCTGCTCGAGCTTTTCACGTTCTTGTACAAAG CCAACCTCATTCTTGACCTGGTGATGCTGTTCCTGTACCTCGGAATCGAAATCACCCGCATTTTCTTTG GTACAAAAGGAAACCTCTGTCAAAGGATGATGCCTCTTGGGATCAGCTTGGCCTTGACCTTCCCATCAGCCATGatggcttcctattacctcctGCTGCAGACTTATGTGCTTCGCCTTGAAGCCGTGATGGGCACCATCCTGCTCCTTTTCTGTGCTTTAGAGGTGATCCTTGAAGTGCTTACACTCAGCACCTTCTCCAG
- the TMEM216 gene encoding transmembrane protein 216 isoform X5: MALRGRRLSSVSLEILFFLNGWYSATYFLLELFTFLYKGLLLPYPTANLILDLVMLFLYLGIEITRIFFGTKGNLCQRMMPLGISLALTFPSAMMASYYLLLQTYVLRLEAVMGTILLLFCALEVILEVLTLSTFSRGLLC; the protein is encoded by the exons ATGGCGCTGCGAG GCCGCCGGCTGTCGTCCGTCTCCCTGGAGATCCTGTTCTTTCTCAATGGCTGGTACAGCGCCACCTACTTCCTGCTCGAGCTTTTCACGTTCTTGTACAAAG GGCTCCTGTTACCCTACCCAACAGCCAACCTCATTCTTGACCTGGTGATGCTGTTCCTGTACCTCGGAATCGAAATCACCCGCATTTTCTTTG GTACAAAAGGAAACCTCTGTCAAAGGATGATGCCTCTTGGGATCAGCTTGGCCTTGACCTTCCCATCAGCCATGatggcttcctattacctcctGCTGCAGACTTATGTGCTTCGCCTTGAAGCCGTGATGGGCACCATCCTGCTCCTTTTCTGTGCTTTAGAGGTGATCCTTGAAGTGCTTACACTCAGCACCTTCTCCAG